The proteins below are encoded in one region of Paeniglutamicibacter cryotolerans:
- a CDS encoding ABC transporter substrate-binding protein, producing MKFAKTAKLSAGLFAVALLATACGGAGDSPAATPDATKPVKIGISQITKHPSLDQVREGFIKGLADAGYSGDKVALDIQNAQGDQATNASIMGKFAADKLDLVMAIATPTAQAAASAMQDTPIVFSAVTDAVAAKLVKSDAEPGGNVTGTSDKNPVKEQLELLKALRPEAKTVGIVYSSAEVNSEVQVKMAKEAGAELGLEIKEAAISSSTEVQQAAQSLNVDAFYVPTDNAVVSALEALLQVSYDKKIPVISADGESVERGATATYGINYEKLGEQTAAMAVKILKGEATPATMPVETLDDVELYLNVDAAAKVGITFPADMLDKAVNLKK from the coding sequence ATGAAATTTGCAAAAACTGCCAAGCTGTCCGCCGGCCTCTTCGCCGTCGCCCTCCTGGCAACCGCATGCGGAGGTGCCGGGGATAGCCCGGCAGCGACCCCGGATGCAACCAAGCCGGTCAAGATCGGCATTTCGCAGATCACCAAGCACCCGTCCCTTGACCAGGTGCGCGAGGGCTTCATCAAGGGCCTGGCCGACGCCGGTTACAGTGGCGACAAGGTTGCCCTGGACATCCAGAACGCCCAGGGCGACCAGGCAACCAATGCCTCCATCATGGGCAAGTTCGCCGCCGACAAGCTGGACCTGGTCATGGCCATCGCCACGCCGACCGCCCAGGCTGCAGCTTCTGCCATGCAGGACACACCGATCGTCTTCTCCGCAGTCACCGATGCAGTGGCGGCCAAGCTGGTCAAATCCGACGCGGAGCCGGGCGGCAACGTCACCGGCACTTCGGACAAGAACCCGGTGAAGGAGCAGCTGGAGCTGCTCAAGGCGCTGAGGCCCGAGGCCAAGACCGTTGGCATCGTCTACTCCTCGGCCGAGGTGAACTCCGAAGTCCAGGTAAAGATGGCCAAGGAAGCCGGCGCTGAGCTCGGCCTCGAAATCAAGGAAGCCGCGATTTCTTCCTCCACCGAGGTCCAGCAGGCAGCCCAGTCGCTGAACGTCGACGCCTTCTATGTGCCGACCGACAACGCTGTCGTTTCGGCCCTCGAAGCACTGCTCCAGGTCTCCTACGACAAGAAGATCCCGGTCATCTCCGCCGATGGTGAGTCCGTCGAACGTGGCGCCACCGCCACCTATGGCATCAACTACGAGAAGCTCGGTGAGCAGACCGCCGCCATGGCAGTGAAGATCCTCAAGGGCGAGGCCACACCGGCAACAATGCCGGTCGAAACCCTCGACGATGTGGAGCTGTACCTGAACGTCGACGCCGCGGCAAAAGTTGGAATCACTTTCCCGGCCGACATGCTTGACAAGGCAGTCAACCTCAAGAAGTAG
- a CDS encoding ABC transporter permease encodes MITAVELGLIYAIMALGVYLTFRILDFPDLTVDGSFTTGAAVAAVGIVNGINPLVATLLAFFAGAAAGTVTGLLHTKGKINGLLAGILTMIALYSINLRIMGKANVPLLGETTLITPLRDGKMLGTVFSVAIFFALALLVKFAIDWFLRTDVGLAMQATGDNEEMIRSFGVSTDNQKILGLALSNGLVALCGAFIAQYQGFADVGMGIGLILIGLASVIIGQAIFGSKYIWIATLAVILGAVLYRLVIQLALSAGLEPNDMKMISAILVVIALVLPQWKGFSKISARMKGSSAATNKTDSASAQKEPVA; translated from the coding sequence ATGATCACCGCGGTTGAATTAGGCCTGATCTACGCGATCATGGCACTCGGGGTCTATCTGACCTTCCGCATCCTGGACTTCCCCGACCTGACGGTTGATGGAAGCTTCACCACCGGCGCGGCAGTCGCCGCCGTCGGCATCGTCAACGGCATCAACCCGCTGGTGGCCACGCTGCTGGCGTTCTTCGCCGGAGCCGCAGCCGGTACCGTCACCGGACTGCTGCACACCAAGGGCAAGATCAACGGTCTGCTGGCCGGCATCCTGACGATGATTGCCCTCTATTCGATCAACCTGCGCATCATGGGCAAGGCCAACGTGCCGCTACTTGGCGAAACCACGTTGATCACCCCGCTGCGTGACGGGAAGATGCTTGGCACGGTCTTCTCCGTGGCGATCTTCTTCGCCCTCGCGCTGCTGGTGAAGTTCGCCATCGACTGGTTCCTGCGCACCGATGTCGGGCTGGCCATGCAGGCCACCGGCGACAACGAGGAAATGATCCGCAGCTTCGGCGTCAGCACCGACAACCAGAAGATCCTGGGCCTGGCCCTGTCCAACGGACTGGTGGCCCTCTGTGGTGCCTTCATCGCGCAGTACCAGGGTTTCGCAGACGTCGGCATGGGCATCGGCCTGATCCTGATTGGACTGGCATCGGTCATCATCGGGCAGGCGATCTTCGGTTCGAAGTACATCTGGATCGCCACGCTCGCAGTGATCCTCGGCGCCGTACTCTACCGCCTGGTCATCCAGCTGGCGCTGAGCGCCGGCCTGGAGCCAAACGACATGAAGATGATCTCCGCCATCTTGGTGGTCATCGCGCTGGTGTTGCCGCAGTGGAAGGGCTTCTCGAAGATATCTGCCCGCATGAAGGGGTCCTCCGCCGCTACGAACAAGACGGATAGTGCCTCGGCACAGAAGGAACCGGTGGCCTGA
- a CDS encoding ABC transporter ATP-binding protein: MLEVNNISKTFFPGTVNERKALREVNLNLGAGEFVTVIGSNGAGKSTILNMVGGKLRPDTGSVIIDGKDVTKLPDHVRARFIGRVFQDPMAGTAPNMTIEENMSLALGRGTNRGLGLGVTKAKRVRFAEELRSLELGLENRMKSKVGLLSGGQRQALSLLMATFSGPKILLLDEHTAALDPQRAALVARLTEEIVERHQLTTLMVTHNMEQALRLGTRLIMMHDGQIILDLDQEQKSRMQVSDLLHEFEKIKGAQLDDRTMLQ, translated from the coding sequence ATGCTTGAAGTCAACAACATCTCCAAGACCTTCTTCCCCGGAACCGTCAATGAGCGCAAGGCGCTGCGCGAGGTCAACCTGAACCTCGGTGCCGGCGAATTCGTGACCGTGATCGGCTCCAATGGCGCCGGCAAGTCAACGATCCTGAACATGGTCGGCGGCAAGCTGCGCCCGGACACCGGCTCGGTGATCATCGACGGCAAGGACGTCACCAAGCTGCCGGACCACGTGCGGGCACGCTTCATTGGGCGGGTCTTCCAGGACCCGATGGCGGGCACGGCGCCGAACATGACCATCGAGGAGAACATGTCCCTCGCCCTGGGCCGCGGAACGAACCGCGGGCTGGGCTTGGGCGTGACCAAGGCGAAGCGGGTACGCTTCGCCGAGGAACTTCGGTCCCTGGAACTCGGCCTCGAGAATCGGATGAAGTCCAAGGTCGGCCTGCTCTCCGGCGGCCAGCGCCAGGCGCTGTCACTGCTGATGGCGACGTTCAGCGGACCCAAGATCCTGCTGCTCGACGAGCACACGGCGGCACTTGATCCGCAGCGTGCCGCGCTGGTGGCCCGTCTGACCGAGGAAATCGTGGAGCGTCACCAGTTGACCACGCTGATGGTCACACACAATATGGAGCAGGCGCTGCGGTTGGGCACCAGGCTGATCATGATGCATGACGGCCAGATCATCCTGGACCTGGACCAGGAACAGAAGTCCAGGATGCAGGTATCGGACCTGCTGCACGAATTCGAGAAGATCAAGGGCGCACAGCTCGACGATCGCACGATGCTGCAGTAG